One stretch of Bacteroidota bacterium DNA includes these proteins:
- a CDS encoding SGNH/GDSL hydrolase family protein gives MKMYQKGLILGIMALLVVGCKEDDAPVEAKAKADVKKYVSIGNSLTAGYQSGGLYRSAQVNGYPNLIAKQLVAASATIGTFEIPYWEDPGSYGADGKSSRLVLKSLTGPVIVTEGLAPGTASNLNLARPYDNLGIPGSIVYDFLDTTNFISKSTARANPFFGHVLRSSSFGASILKQAKALNPDLVSFWLGNNDVLGYATSGGTAKSAFTGTAVPTPAAMFTSFYNAALDSLRANLPNAKLVVGNIPDVKAVPYFTTIGPKVAAALPTGVYARYQKGGNTGVAMDSSRFTEANAPFLTLTASTYAPYIGVASGKWYKDNKYPALPTGIDTTKQFGVHPQNPLPDALVLDAAEQVVAANAIASFNSTIAAAATKNNAALVDVNTIFNNIKANGITVGGVKYTTDFITGQLFSLDGVHPSSKGQGIVANEYIKALNKKFGFSISEVDVAALPGISVTPLAKYVPNSKMIIGDSYQSWKPFLSLWLN, from the coding sequence ATGAAGATGTATCAAAAAGGATTGATTCTTGGCATCATGGCTCTGCTCGTGGTCGGATGTAAAGAAGATGATGCACCGGTTGAAGCAAAAGCAAAAGCCGATGTCAAAAAGTACGTATCCATCGGGAACAGTTTGACCGCTGGATATCAATCGGGTGGATTATATAGATCTGCGCAGGTCAATGGATATCCGAATTTGATCGCAAAACAATTGGTTGCGGCCAGTGCAACAATTGGTACATTTGAAATTCCATATTGGGAAGATCCAGGTTCATACGGCGCCGATGGAAAATCATCACGTTTAGTATTGAAAAGCCTCACTGGACCTGTCATTGTCACGGAAGGTTTAGCTCCGGGAACAGCGTCAAATTTGAACCTAGCACGACCTTATGATAATTTAGGAATTCCTGGTTCGATCGTTTATGATTTTCTCGATACGACAAACTTCATATCTAAGAGCACTGCGCGAGCAAACCCATTCTTTGGACATGTTCTACGCAGCAGTTCATTTGGTGCAAGTATCTTAAAACAGGCAAAAGCATTAAATCCTGACCTTGTCTCCTTCTGGCTTGGAAACAATGACGTTCTCGGTTATGCAACAAGTGGCGGAACCGCAAAAAGTGCATTTACCGGAACAGCTGTTCCAACACCAGCAGCTATGTTTACTTCATTCTACAATGCTGCTCTTGATTCATTGCGTGCAAACCTTCCCAATGCAAAACTGGTTGTTGGAAATATTCCTGATGTAAAAGCCGTTCCCTATTTCACCACCATAGGACCCAAAGTAGCAGCGGCATTACCTACCGGGGTTTATGCTCGTTATCAAAAAGGTGGAAATACAGGTGTTGCAATGGATTCTTCACGATTTACAGAAGCAAATGCCCCCTTCTTGACATTAACTGCCAGCACATATGCTCCCTATATAGGTGTTGCAAGCGGAAAATGGTATAAAGACAATAAATATCCGGCATTACCTACGGGAATTGATACGACAAAGCAGTTTGGTGTGCACCCACAAAATCCATTACCGGATGCATTGGTATTGGATGCAGCAGAACAAGTTGTTGCTGCAAATGCGATCGCTTCGTTTAACTCAACAATTGCAGCAGCAGCAACAAAGAATAATGCCGCTCTTGTCGACGTAAACACAATCTTTAATAACATTAAAGCAAATGGGATCACCGTTGGCGGTGTAAAATACACGACTGATTTCATTACCGGACAATTGTTTAGTTTAGACGGTGTGCATCCCTCCTCAAAAGGACAAGGAATTGTAGCCAATGAATACATCAAAGCACTCAATAAAAAATTCGGATTCTCCATTTCCGAAGTTGATGTTGCAGCCCTTCCCGGAATCTCCGTAACACCACTTGCAAAATATGTTCCAAACAGCAAGATGATTATTGGCGATTCGTATCAATCGTGGAAACCGTTCTTGAGCTTGTGGCTGAATTAA
- a CDS encoding DUF1565 domain-containing protein, protein MRKRYRLLWVTVTTILMVSVSTATNYFVNAMTGSDGNAGTSSGTAFKTITKALSVVANGDVISVAAGTYNKTLGETFPLSMVSGVTLSGSAGAATTIIDATGDGHRVLNCISNSSTTIVQGFTITGGYAIDTSSFTNFSKGGGIYIEDGSPIIQNNIITRDTVRGYDFYQPTGGTQGGGAYGGGLYLASSTTATIRNNVISHNIALGGGGKDFRGGWSGDGTSGGNSYGGGINSSSAGAALIMNNTFYGNKSTGGLGGSSNSQNAGYGGNANAGAIDAGGSTLVKNNIFCNNSAVGGTTGGGNNGSAGTSNNGAIRSFVSGNLSNNLYYNNTATTDADGATLGTNNISGSDPLFVSTTNYHFTSTSSPAYHAGTPTGAPSTDLDGTTRSGTTPSIGAYEGVDPLPVELIAFSALARGRTTELYWKTATEVNNYGFEIERRILSQTLPLKGGGRGGDEWTRIGFVEGNGTINSPKEYTFIDKNQSAGKYSYRLKQIDRDGKFEYSQQVEAVINTSPLKFELAQNFPNPFNPTTTIGFSIQVDGFITLKVYDVIGREVKMLVNDARASGSYSETFDAKRLTSGIYFARLTSNGKSQVRKLMLLK, encoded by the coding sequence ATGAGAAAGAGGTATCGTTTGCTGTGGGTTACAGTAACAACAATATTGATGGTGTCTGTATCAACCGCAACCAATTATTTCGTGAATGCCATGACGGGAAGTGACGGTAATGCCGGAACGTCGTCTGGAACGGCTTTCAAAACAATCACCAAAGCATTGTCTGTTGTTGCAAACGGTGATGTGATTAGTGTCGCTGCCGGAACATATAATAAAACACTCGGAGAAACCTTTCCGCTGAGTATGGTGAGCGGAGTAACATTGAGCGGGTCGGCAGGTGCTGCGACAACAATTATTGATGCAACTGGTGACGGACATAGGGTGCTCAATTGTATTTCAAACTCTTCAACAACAATCGTTCAAGGATTTACGATTACCGGCGGATATGCTATAGATACTTCAAGTTTTACGAACTTTAGCAAAGGAGGAGGAATTTATATTGAAGATGGGTCGCCGATCATTCAAAACAATATTATTACGCGAGATACTGTTCGGGGATATGATTTTTATCAGCCAACTGGCGGAACTCAAGGCGGCGGTGCTTATGGCGGTGGATTATATTTAGCATCTAGCACAACTGCTACCATTCGAAATAATGTGATTAGTCATAATATTGCATTGGGTGGAGGAGGTAAGGATTTCCGTGGAGGGTGGAGCGGTGATGGCACTTCGGGCGGAAATTCGTACGGAGGTGGTATCAATTCGTCGAGTGCTGGTGCGGCATTAATTATGAATAACACATTTTATGGTAACAAATCAACCGGCGGTCTTGGTGGTTCTTCAAACAGTCAAAATGCAGGATACGGAGGTAATGCCAATGCCGGTGCGATAGATGCAGGCGGCAGTACCTTGGTGAAGAATAATATTTTCTGCAACAATTCTGCCGTTGGGGGAACTACCGGGGGAGGGAATAACGGAAGCGCTGGGACGTCAAATAACGGTGCAATACGGTCCTTTGTTTCAGGGAATCTTTCCAACAATCTCTATTACAACAACACGGCTACAACCGATGCCGATGGAGCGACCTTAGGTACAAACAATATTAGCGGAAGCGATCCTCTGTTTGTAAGCACAACGAATTATCATTTTACAAGCACATCATCACCGGCATATCATGCTGGAACACCAACTGGTGCTCCATCAACAGATCTGGATGGAACGACACGCTCTGGTACTACGCCTTCCATCGGAGCTTACGAAGGTGTTGATCCGCTTCCCGTAGAGTTAATAGCATTTTCTGCACTTGCTCGGGGAAGAACGACTGAACTCTACTGGAAAACGGCAACTGAAGTAAATAACTATGGATTTGAAATTGAACGCCGAATCCTCTCCCAAACCCTCCCTCTAAAAGGGGGAGGGCGGGGTGGGGATGAGTGGACCCGCATCGGTTTCGTTGAAGGCAATGGCACAATCAACTCTCCAAAAGAATATACCTTTATCGATAAAAACCAATCTGCTGGAAAATATTCTTATCGCTTAAAACAGATAGACCGTGACGGAAAATTCGAATATTCACAGCAAGTTGAAGCAGTAATTAACACCTCACCGCTGAAATTTGAGCTTGCACAAAATTTTCCTAATCCATTTAATCCCACAACAACTATCGGATTTAGCATACAAGTCGATGGATTTATAACGTTGAAAGTGTATGATGTGATTGGTCGGGAAGTGAAAATGCTGGTGAATGACGCGAGAGCTTCAGGATCATATTCTGAAACATTCGATGCGAAGAGACTGACAAGCGGCATCTATTTCGCCCGACTGACATCCAATGGAAAATCACAGGTGAGGAAATTGATGCTCCTGAAATAA
- a CDS encoding response regulator transcription factor produces MKTIFIADDHPIFRKGLIEIISSEADFDVVGESGDGISALKFITERRPDIALLDIQMPKMNGFEVLRKISELTLPTKVVFLTMHTEEHIFEKAMDLGANGYLLKESVTDDILQCIHNVLQGKFYVTASISDYLFRLHDKLKTGNKEHGLHRLTSTEMKILRLIAEKKSSKEIADILFVSIRTVENHRNNICTKLNLHGANALLPFALENKHLLV; encoded by the coding sequence ATGAAAACAATATTCATTGCAGACGATCATCCGATCTTTCGAAAAGGACTGATAGAAATTATTTCATCAGAGGCTGACTTTGATGTGGTCGGAGAGAGCGGCGATGGTATTTCCGCACTGAAATTCATCACAGAACGGAGACCCGATATTGCACTACTTGATATTCAAATGCCCAAAATGAATGGCTTTGAAGTGTTGAGAAAGATCAGCGAATTAACACTTCCAACTAAGGTCGTATTTTTGACGATGCATACTGAAGAACACATCTTTGAAAAAGCGATGGACCTCGGTGCAAACGGATACCTTCTGAAAGAATCTGTGACGGACGATATCCTCCAATGTATCCATAATGTGCTACAGGGAAAGTTCTATGTTACCGCTTCCATCTCCGACTACCTGTTTAGATTACATGATAAGTTGAAAACCGGGAATAAAGAACATGGTTTGCACAGACTTACGTCCACCGAGATGAAGATTTTGCGATTGATCGCAGAAAAAAAATCGAGCAAAGAGATTGCCGATATATTGTTTGTCAGCATTCGAACAGTGGAGAATCACCGCAATAATATATGTACTAAGCTCAATCTACACGGTGCAAATGCCCTCCTTCCATTCGCCCTTGAAAACAAACATCTTCTCGTTTGA
- a CDS encoding response regulator transcription factor yields MKPSGIVTIMIVDDNERIREVIKDTLSVILCSFIECSNGRDAIDSYNRLLPDWVLMDVMMKPMSGITALSEIKKHHPDAKVIMVTNSVEEGVRDATLKAGAAAFIQKESLSLLPDLIKEKTAISIKIK; encoded by the coding sequence ATGAAACCAAGCGGCATTGTAACGATTATGATTGTGGATGATAATGAAAGAATTCGGGAAGTTATCAAAGATACTCTTTCAGTCATCCTTTGTTCTTTCATTGAATGTTCCAACGGGCGTGATGCTATCGATTCTTATAATCGGTTACTCCCAGATTGGGTGTTGATGGATGTGATGATGAAACCGATGAGTGGTATAACAGCTCTTTCCGAGATCAAGAAACATCATCCTGATGCAAAAGTGATCATGGTGACTAATTCCGTTGAAGAAGGAGTACGTGATGCGACATTGAAAGCAGGGGCAGCCGCGTTTATTCAAAAAGAATCACTGTCATTATTGCCGGATCTAATAAAGGAAAAAACAGCAATATCTATTAAGATCAAATGA
- a CDS encoding HAMP domain-containing sensor histidine kinase, with amino-acid sequence MKLNTRSPKSGNIKIALFVAAVCIVIPILLYTHNLVIDLQKKQRETAALYARSLEYIANSNPTSGTDYTFIFDEIIGAIDFPVILTNGDDSEISTTKNITIDSTFSIAKRKTILFEMIRSLDEENKPILVTYQDSLILQKVHYGESNLVTQLRWLPFIELSIATLFILVGYIGFSYIKRNEQSNIWVGMARETAHQLGTPLTSMMGWIELLKHQSEASPKILETVSEFEHDARRLTKVADRFSKIGSKPDLKNENVTELIQRTIQYFEKRIPQMGKKVDISINANEGFTARVNNELFEWVIENLIKNALDAMEDGKGSISFSLSKVRNKTIIDVKDTGKGIDPSYHKDIFRPGFSTKKRGWGLGLSLSKRIIETYHRGKLSVLKSAVGEGTTFRIVLKS; translated from the coding sequence GATCTCCAAAAAAAGCAGCGGGAAACTGCAGCGCTGTATGCTCGATCTCTTGAGTATATTGCCAACAGCAATCCCACCAGCGGGACAGATTATACGTTCATCTTTGATGAAATTATCGGTGCTATAGATTTTCCTGTCATTCTCACCAACGGTGATGACAGCGAAATTAGTACAACAAAAAATATTACCATCGATTCCACTTTCTCCATAGCAAAACGGAAAACAATTTTGTTTGAGATGATCAGGTCGTTGGACGAAGAGAATAAGCCGATTCTTGTGACGTATCAAGATTCACTGATACTACAGAAAGTCCATTACGGTGAATCGAACCTCGTAACGCAATTGCGATGGTTGCCATTTATTGAGTTGTCCATCGCCACATTGTTCATCCTCGTCGGATATATCGGATTCAGCTACATTAAACGGAACGAACAAAGCAACATTTGGGTCGGAATGGCCCGTGAAACAGCGCATCAGCTTGGAACTCCGTTAACGAGCATGATGGGATGGATTGAACTCTTGAAACATCAATCCGAAGCGAGTCCGAAAATTCTGGAAACAGTTTCGGAATTTGAGCATGATGCTCGTCGGTTAACGAAAGTAGCTGATCGATTTTCAAAAATTGGTTCAAAACCGGACTTGAAAAATGAAAATGTGACGGAATTAATTCAACGAACGATCCAATATTTTGAAAAGCGCATTCCGCAAATGGGGAAAAAAGTCGATATTTCTATTAACGCTAATGAAGGATTCACTGCACGTGTGAACAACGAACTGTTTGAATGGGTGATTGAGAACCTGATCAAAAATGCCCTGGATGCGATGGAAGATGGAAAAGGTTCGATATCATTCTCCCTTTCGAAAGTCAGAAATAAAACGATTATTGATGTGAAGGACACCGGAAAAGGAATCGATCCGTCATATCATAAAGATATTTTCCGTCCGGGTTTCAGCACAAAAAAACGAGGATGGGGATTAGGACTTTCACTTTCAAAACGAATTATTGAAACATATCACCGCGGTAAACTGAGCGTCTTAAAAAGCGCAGTCGGAGAAGGAACAACGTTTAGAATAGTGTTAAAATCGTAA
- a CDS encoding cation diffusion facilitator family transporter, producing MNSQRQQQQFAIRLSLAIGVLMLVGKWYAYLITGSAAILSDAAESVVHIIAVAFAAYSMWLSYQPADESHLYGHDKISFFSAGIEGGLIIIAALFIIYESVSKLVTGIVLQNLDYGTYIIFGASVINLGLGGFLVWRGKKSSSLILIANGKHVLTDSWTSFGVVAGLLLTQFTGWLPFDPLVAIAVALNILWEGGKLVRQSVGGLMDEANPELEKKIHAILQEETTKRGLHYHELRYRDSGISVWMEFHLLFPKGTMLEDAHAVSTDIEYTLSHALDQKARIITHLEPIDDHDSVHPPGLRH from the coding sequence ATGAATTCTCAACGACAACAACAACAGTTTGCTATCCGTCTCTCCCTCGCCATCGGCGTATTGATGCTGGTCGGGAAGTGGTATGCTTACCTTATTACCGGATCTGCAGCAATTCTTTCCGATGCGGCAGAGTCGGTTGTGCACATTATCGCCGTGGCATTCGCTGCATACAGCATGTGGCTCAGCTACCAGCCGGCGGATGAAAGTCATCTGTATGGACATGATAAAATCAGTTTTTTTTCCGCCGGTATTGAAGGTGGACTGATTATCATCGCAGCACTGTTTATCATCTATGAATCGGTCTCAAAATTAGTCACCGGCATTGTCCTGCAAAATCTTGACTATGGAACATACATCATTTTCGGCGCATCGGTCATTAATTTGGGTCTCGGCGGATTTTTAGTGTGGCGCGGAAAGAAATCAAGCTCATTAATTCTGATCGCAAATGGTAAACATGTCCTCACTGATTCCTGGACAAGTTTTGGTGTTGTAGCGGGACTGTTATTGACACAATTTACCGGATGGTTACCATTCGATCCGTTGGTTGCAATAGCCGTAGCATTGAATATTTTGTGGGAAGGGGGAAAACTTGTTCGCCAATCTGTCGGCGGATTAATGGATGAAGCGAATCCGGAGCTTGAAAAAAAGATTCATGCAATACTGCAAGAGGAGACAACAAAACGGGGATTACATTATCACGAGCTTCGATATCGGGATAGCGGAATTTCTGTCTGGATGGAATTTCACCTACTGTTCCCGAAAGGAACAATGCTTGAAGATGCCCACGCCGTGTCAACGGATATTGAATATACGCTTTCACACGCTCTTGATCAAAAGGCGCGCATTATCACACATCTTGAGCCGATTGATGATCACGATAGTGTTCATCCACCTGGATTAAGACATTAA
- a CDS encoding outer membrane protein transport protein, with product MKYLLTVVMVFTVSTAVLAGGFQLNEHGARAMAQGGAWAARAYDGSAIFFNPAGLGFQSGSSVYLGSTIIMPTSKFFGPLPSVKETKMVDQVFPPINLYGTYALNENLVLGIGVNNPFGLGTEWPENWVGNQLSVKVDLQSFFITPTLAYKISDQLSLGGGFNVVTGAVTLSRYYIPGVKVALDLSAMGYGFNLGALYKFTPELSLGISYRSSVKLDATGTAQFTPDIPGSTPSGDASAALELPSTAFVGVAYKVMENFEVEADYQYVGWSTYKELLIEFKKDPSKNSRNPKDYENTYIIRVGGEYTMDEFQFRAGYLFDNSPVTTKHVDPLLPDANRNGFNVGLGYKINENMHVDVSYLSLQFDQIKAIGTDFDNNGNPGQTYGDFDGTYNANANLFGFNFGYTF from the coding sequence GTGAAATACTTATTGACCGTTGTTATGGTTTTCACTGTTTCCACTGCGGTGCTTGCAGGGGGATTTCAACTAAATGAGCATGGGGCTAGGGCAATGGCACAAGGTGGGGCGTGGGCTGCACGTGCCTATGATGGATCTGCTATATTCTTTAATCCGGCAGGACTTGGATTTCAATCCGGTAGTTCGGTGTATCTTGGATCGACCATCATTATGCCAACATCAAAATTTTTCGGTCCGTTGCCAAGCGTAAAAGAAACCAAAATGGTCGATCAAGTTTTTCCACCAATCAATCTCTATGGAACATATGCATTAAATGAAAACTTAGTACTGGGTATTGGTGTAAACAATCCTTTTGGACTAGGAACCGAATGGCCGGAGAATTGGGTCGGAAATCAACTCTCCGTAAAAGTTGATCTCCAATCATTTTTTATTACTCCAACATTAGCCTATAAAATAAGCGATCAACTTTCGCTGGGTGGCGGGTTTAATGTGGTGACAGGAGCTGTTACGTTAAGCAGATACTATATTCCTGGGGTGAAAGTAGCATTGGATTTAAGTGCAATGGGATATGGATTTAATCTTGGTGCACTATACAAATTTACTCCCGAACTATCTCTCGGCATATCGTATCGCAGTTCGGTAAAACTTGATGCTACCGGTACAGCACAATTTACACCTGACATTCCAGGCTCCACTCCATCGGGCGATGCATCCGCTGCTCTTGAACTTCCTTCAACCGCATTTGTTGGTGTAGCATATAAAGTGATGGAGAATTTTGAAGTTGAGGCAGACTATCAATATGTTGGATGGTCTACCTATAAAGAATTATTGATAGAATTTAAAAAAGACCCTTCAAAAAACAGTCGTAATCCGAAAGATTATGAAAACACATATATTATTCGTGTCGGTGGAGAGTATACCATGGATGAGTTCCAATTTCGGGCAGGATATTTGTTTGACAATTCACCGGTAACAACAAAACATGTCGATCCATTGTTACCTGATGCCAATCGAAACGGATTTAATGTCGGTCTAGGGTATAAGATCAATGAAAATATGCATGTCGATGTATCGTATCTCTCCCTGCAGTTCGACCAGATTAAAGCAATCGGAACGGACTTTGATAATAATGGAAATCCAGGACAAACATACGGAGATTTTGATGGTACCTATAATGCCAATGCAAATCTTTTTGGTTTCAATTTTGGATATACCTTTTAA
- a CDS encoding DUF2085 domain-containing protein, translating into MKKELNLVIGLASLWCLGIVLAPLTSGSIISNLLYSIYSTVCHQFDSRSFHVNDEPFAVCIRCTSIYIGFLSALIVLRFSIPLRSKNYQPVILLLIVSLPMFVDGMLSLLNVYTSTTFSRIGTGSFFGIGLALLLHQTLTDVIHTFLKRVKVYESETR; encoded by the coding sequence ATGAAAAAAGAACTGAATTTGGTGATTGGTCTTGCTTCCTTATGGTGTCTCGGTATCGTCCTTGCCCCTCTCACATCGGGATCAATCATATCGAATCTTTTATACTCGATATATTCCACGGTATGTCACCAGTTTGATTCCCGTTCATTTCATGTCAATGACGAACCATTCGCTGTTTGCATCCGCTGCACTTCCATCTATATCGGATTTTTATCGGCTTTGATCGTTCTTCGTTTTTCAATTCCATTACGTTCAAAAAATTATCAACCGGTCATTTTGTTGCTCATTGTCTCACTCCCTATGTTTGTAGATGGTATGTTGTCGCTGCTGAATGTATATACGTCGACGACATTTTCACGCATCGGAACGGGGTCGTTTTTTGGAATTGGCCTGGCTTTATTATTGCACCAGACGCTCACAGATGTTATTCACACTTTTTTGAAAAGAGTAAAAGTATATGAATCTGAAACCAGATAA